The following is a genomic window from Amycolatopsis cihanbeyliensis.
TCCAGCACCGAACCGCCGAGCACCACCGCATGCAGGCTGCTGGTGTCGGTACCGGCGAAGTCCGGGTGGTCCAACACCATCCGCAGCATGGTCGGCACACCGAGCAGGTGGGTGGGGCGCGCGCGGTGGATCAGCTCCAAGGTCGTGCCCGCGTCGAACCGCGGCTGCAACAGCAGGGTCCCACCGAAGGCGGCGAGCGTGACGGCGGTACCGCTGCTGCCGAAGGCCGAGGCCAGCGGAACCAGGAACAGGTTGCGCATCGGGGTGGAATCCCGGCGCAGCCCGGCCATCATGGCGCCGCGCCCGCCGGCCAGCGCGTTGTGCGAGTAGAGCACCATCTTCGGTTCCGCCTCGGAACCGGAGGTGACCAGGATCCTGGCCGGGCCGTCCGGGTCCGGCTGTGCGGGCCGGAAACCGTGCGTTCCCCCGGCGAGCAGGGCGTGCATCGGGACGCAGCCGCGTGGCGTTTCGGTACCGACCGCCACCACGGCACGCAACGTGGGCAGCTCGGTGGCGAGCGCGCGAATCCGTTCGGCGCACGGGAAGTCGCCGTACTCGGTCACGGTGATCACGGCCACGGCCTCGGACCGGGCGAGCAGGCTCGCCGCCTCCCGCTGGCCACGGCCGGCCGGGTAGGGCAACGCCACCGCACCCAGCGCGGCGATCGCGAGATCGGTGACACAAGCAAGCCGCCCGTTGGGCAGCTGCACCGCGACCACATCGCCGGGTCCGACACCGAGCCCGGCCAGCCCGGCGGCGAGGCCGCGCGCCATCTCGTCCAACTCCAGGTAGCTGACCTCGCCATCCGCGTCGATCACCGCGGGCCTGCCCGGTGCCGCCGCACACTGCTCGCTGAACAACGTGTACAGGTCGCGGTCCGGATAGTTGCCCGCCGCGGACCACGAGCGGCGTACCGAGGCCGGTACGAGGTCGGCGTACCGGCCGGTTCTCGGCTGCTCCGCGGTGGTCATGCGAACCTCCAGGGCGCGCGCAGTGCGGGGCAACCGTGCTCATCGCGGTCCAGCACCTCGCTCATCCGGGGATCAGCCGGCAGGTCCGCCAGATCGGTGGTGACGCCGACGCTGTGGCCGGATCCGTCATCCGGCCGGACGGCCCAGCCCTGGCCCACGGGCACGGGTTGCCGGAAACCCGGCGGTCCGGACCGGCCGGTGGCGGCACGCACCGTGCCCGCGGCGCCGAGCAGGCTGCTCTCCACCGCTACCCCGGTGCCGTGTTGCCGCCGCACCAACAGCCCGGCGAGGACCGCCTCGGCACCAAGCAGGCCACCGAGCACGTCGAGCACGGTCAGCAGGGACGGGGCGGGCGGCTGGTCCGGCGGCCCGACCAACTCGGCGAGCCCGGTGCGTGCCTGCACCATGAAGTCGGTGCCGGGCGGCAGGTCGGCCAGCTCCCGGCCGGCCCAGCCGGAGGTGTAGGCGTAGACCAACCCGGCGGGCAGGTCCGCCGCGCCGAGGCCGAGTTGCTCCGCCTTGCCCGGCGCCCAGTTGTGCAGGAACACATCGGACCGTGCCGCCAGCGCGTGTAACCGCTGCCGATCCTCGGGAGACTTGATATCGAGCTCCACCGCGTCCTTGCCCCGGTTCAGCGCGAGCCAGCGGGCCGAAAGGCCGCCGGTACAAGGCGGCATCCCCCGTAACGGATCGCCACCCGGCGGCTCGATCCGGGTCACCTCGGCACCGAGCAGCCGCAGCACATGCGCGGCGAGCGGGGCCTGGATCCGCCGCCCGGCCTCGAGCACCACGGTGCCCCGCAGCGGGTCGGTCCGCCCGCCGGGCACGCCGGCGCGGGGCAGGCCGCCCGCGGTCGGTTCGACCAGCCACGGGACATCCGGGGTCGCACCGAGCTCGGCCGCGTGCTCGGCGACCGAGTACAACCGGCACACCGACACCTCCGCCCGCGCGGCGGCCACGGTGAGCTCGGCGAAGGTCCGGCCCGCCGCCGCCTCGTGCAACGCGGGCGGCAGCGGGGCGGTGGCGGTGGCGTAGCGGAACTGGAACGGCCGCCAGCCGGCCCGGATGTCCGCGGTGTGCGCACCGAGTTCGGCCCAGAACCGGGCCCACGGCTCCGGCTGCAGGGCCTCCACCTCGAACCGCACCCCGTCGGCGCTGACGAACGGCGGCCCACCCGGCGAGAGCTCGACCACCTCGGGATCCTCGGCACCGGCCCCGGCGAGGTACTGGGAGATCGTGAGCAACGCGGCCTCGGCAAGGCTGGTACGCACCACCGTGGGACCGGCCTCCCCGGCGAGCATCCCGGCAAGCAACCCGGTCGTGCCGAGCACCCCGGCGGTAACCCCGCAGTAGTCGATCGCCAGGCCCCGCGGTGCGCCGTAACGGCGCCCGTGGACGTGCATCACCCCGCACACCGCCTGCGCCGTGGCCTCGTCCACGAGGCCCGGTTCCGCGACCGGACCCGCCTTGCCCACGACGAGCTCGCGGGGCGGGCCCTCCGGGGGGAGGAGCCGCACGGCGGCCTCGACATCGGCGGACGGGGGGTCCTCCCACCGCACCTCGGCTCCCAGCGCGGCGAGATGCTCGCCCAGCACGCGGGCGGCGGCACCGGCACCGGCGACGCCGGCCCGGGCACCCGTAAGAACCTGTGTTCGTGGGGCAATTACTGATTCACTACTCGCCATGCCTTGGCCTCCACCCAGGATCAAGACCACGTGTTGTGATCACAGAGTCGGCCCCACACTCGTTCGAGTTCCCCTAAAGGTGTGATTACGTCGTATGGAGGACAGCGAAAGTCTTCGCCGCAGGCTGCGCGACTTCGTGGACACCCGGGTCATCCCGGCGGAGGACGCGCTGGAAGACGGTGCCCGTGCCGAGGAAACGCGGTCCCGGCTGCGGGCGGCCGCGAAGGAGGCGGGCCTGTGGGCCCTGCCACTGCCCGCCGAGCCAGGTGCCGCGGGCCTGCCGCTGGCCGACTACCTCGGCCTCGCCGAGGACGAGGGCCGCAGTGACCACGGGCCGGAGGTGCTGGGCTCGGCGAGCCTGCTCAACGTCCGGATGCTGGCCACACACGCCGATCCCGCCCTGCGCGAGTGGATCCTGCCCGGGCTGGTGGACGGCGAACGACACATCGCCTACGCGATGACCGAGCCCGGGGTGGCCGGTTCCGACCCGCACGGCCTGCGCACCGAGGCGCGGCAGGGCGTGGACGGCGGGTGGACCATCACCGGGCGCAAGTGGTTCACCTCGGCTGCGGCGCACGCCGAGATGGTCCTGGTGGTGGCCCGCACCGAGACCGAGTCGGCGCCGCGCGACTGCTTCTCGGTGCTGGCGGTGCCGACCGGGGCCACCGGATTCCGGATCGTGCGGGAGCTGGACGTGCTCGGCGTGGGCGGGCAGTACGAGCTCGAGTTCGACCGGGTCGCCGTCCCCGCCACGCACCTGATCGGCCCACGCGGCGGCGGGCTGCGGCTGGCGGGCGAACGGCTGGCACTCGGCCGCACGCTGCGGGCGCTGCGCTGGGTCGGGCAGGCCCAGCGGGCCGTCGAGCGGCTCGCGGCCAGGCTGCGCGAGCGCAGGCTCGGCGCGGACACGCTGGCCGACCGGCAGCTGATGCAACGCCTGGTGTTCGAGGCCGAGCTGCAAGTGCGTGGCGCACGGCTGCTCAGCGAGCAGGCCGCTGGCCTTGTCGCGGCCGGCCAACCGTCCACAGTGGAGGTCAGCATGGCGAAGGTCGCGGCGGCCCGCGCGCTGTCCACCGCCGCGGACAGCGCGGTACAGGCCTACGGCGCCGAGGGGCTCACCGCGGCCAGCGGGCTGCCCCGGTTGCTGCGCACCGCGCGCGCCGCCCGGATCCTCGACGGCGCCGAGGAGCTGCACATCAGCAGCGGAGCCCGCCGGCTGCTGCGCGAGTACGCGACGGCCGGGAACCAAACAGGCCGCGGGAACGACTTGCTCGAGGACACGATACGAGGGAGCGAAGAGTGACGGTCGGAGCGCGAGTCACCCTGACGGGTGTGTGCTGCGCCCATGGTGGGCGCAGGGTCGTGCGTGAGGTCGGCCTGAGCGTCGAGCCGGGGCAGCGGGTGGCGATGACCGGCACCAACGGGTCCGGCAAGACCACGTTGCTGCGGTCCATCCTCGGCCTGCACCCGACCAGCGCCGGCACCGTCGAGGTGGACGGGCACCGGGCGCGTACCGCCGCGGACTGGGACCGGCGCAGGCGGGTCGCGGCGTGGATCCCGCAACGGCAGGTCGCGGGCCGGTTCCCGCTGCTGGCCGGGGAACTGCTGGCGAGCAGCGGCGCGAAGGCCGAGGCGCTGGCCGCTGCGGACCGGCTCGGCGTCGGCGTGCTGGCCGAGCAACCGGTGCACACCCTCTCCGGCGGCCAGTTGCAGCGCATGTACCTGGCCCGCGCGATGGGCTGTGTCGCCGCGGGCGCCACCCTGCTGCTGGCCGACGAGCCGACCGCCGCACTGGACTTCGCCGGCCAGGAGGACACCGCCGAGCTGCTCGCCGCGCTGCCGGTCACCGTGCTGGTGGTGACCCACGACCGCGCGCTGGCCCGGCACTGCGACCGGGTGCTGGAGATGGCCGACGGGCAGTTGCGCGAACTCCCCGCCGAGGTAACCCGCTGATGAGCGTCGAGACGTTCCTCCAGTTGCTGGAGCTACCACCGGTGCAGCGCGGGCTGCTCGCCCTGGCGCTCGGCGCGATCGGGCTGCCGATCATCGGCGTGGTGATCATCGGCCTGGACATCATGCCGGTGCGGTTCGCGATGATGCATGTGGCGCTGCTCGGGATCGCGGTGGGCATGTTGCTCGGCCTCGACCCGCTGCTGTGCGCGCTGGTGGCCTGCGCGGCCTCCGGCGCGGCGCTCACCCCGCTGGCCCGCAGCCCCTCCGGCCTTTCCGGAGCGATGGGGCTACTGATGAGCCTGGCGATCGCGGCGGCCCTGCTGGTGCTCTCGGTCTCCGGGGTGAACGCCAATGGCGCCTTCGAACTGCTGTGGGGTTCGATCCTGGCCACCCGCACCGGTGACGTGGTGCTGCTCGGCACGCTCGCGGTGCTGATCCCCGGGCTGTTCCTGCTGCGCCGCCGCCAGCTCGCGCTGCTGCTGCACGACCGGGAGCTGGCGGCCTGTTCCGGGGTGCGGGTAGACCGGCTCACCCTGGTGCTGCTGTTACTGGTCGCCGTCTCGGTCGCCGGCGCGATCCGGCTGACCGGTGCGCTGCTGGTGGACGCGCTCACCCTGCTGCCCGCACTGGCCGCGCGCCGCCTGGCCAGCTCGCTGCGCGGCATGGTGCTGGCCGCGGTGATCGTCGGCCTGCTGGTCAACCTCGCGGGTTTCCTGCTCGCCCTGGCGCTGGACTTCCCGCCGGGGCCGGTACTGGTGTTGCTGGCGGGGGCGGTTGCCCTCGCCGTTCATCTACTCCCCGATTGGAGAAAACATCGATGGGCCTCATCGCGCGGGCAGAACGTCGCGCCCGCCTCCTCGCACTGACCGCGGGCGCCCTGCTGCTGGCCGGGTGCGGCTCCGCGGGCGGCGACGCGGAGGAGAACGCACCGGCGGGGCGAGGCGAGGGGCCGGGGGTGGTCGCGGCCAGCGCGTGGGAGGGTGCCTTCGCGCGGGCGGCGGGCGCCACGAACGTCACGGTGATCGTGCCGCCCTCGATCAAGCACGCGCCGGACTACGACCCGAAACCCTCCGACCTCGCCGCCGTCGCCGAGGCGGACTACGTGCTGTACGCGCCGTTCGAAGGCTTCGCGGGCAAGCTCAAGGACGCCGCGGGCTCCTCGGCCGAACTGGTGGAGCTGAAGCTGGACAACGCGCGGGACACGATGACCGCCGAGATCCGCAGGCTGGCCGGGATGTTCGGCACCGAGCAGGCCGCGGAGTCCTGGATCGGCGGGTTCGAGACCGAGTACGACCGGCTGAGCTCCGAGGTGCGGGACGCGTGGCGGGAAGGGAAACCACCGAAGGTGGTGCATCAGGCGTTCCTGGGCTTCGCCGCGCAGCTTGCCGGAGCCGAGGTGCTCGGTACCTACGGTCCCGGACCGGTGACCGCGCGCCAGCTGGCCGAACTGTCCGCCAAGGAACCGGAGTTCGTCTTCGACAACGAGCAGATGAGCACCGGCACCGTGCTGCCCGGTTCCTCGGCGCGGCAGCTGGGCCTGAGCAACTACCCGGGCGAGGACATGGAGCTGCTGTCGGTGTACCGGACCACCGCACAGCGGATCATCGCCGCCCTGCGGGGCTGACGTCCGCCGCGGGGCCGGATCACAGCGCATGCGCGGGCACCGCGCCGGTGAGGATCGCCAGCGCGAGCAGCAGGAAGTAGTCGCCCCACACCAGCTCGTGCCGGGTGGCAAGGCCCCGCGCCAGGTCGTGGCAGCCGTCGCCGAGGCCGCCCGCACCGGTTCGGTGCCCGTCCACCAGTTCCTTCAGCAGGGCGGTGGCGGCCGCCCGCTGCCCGAGTTTGGCCAGTGCCACCACCGTGATCGCCGCGGCCGAGGTGTCCGGCGGGCTGTCCGGCCGCTCCCGCACCGCCGGCGGCACGCCGCCCGCCCACCGGGCGGCCAGCTCCCGGCCGTGTCGCCCGAATCCGGGGTCCAGCCAGTGTGCGGCATCGGCGAGCGCCAGCAGTAGCCAGGCCTCTCCCCTGCTCCACCCGGCAGGCGGTTGCGCCCGTGGTGCCCAGCCGCCGGCCTCCCGTTGCCAGGCCGGGCGCGATCCGGCGGGGGTGACGCACAGCTCGAGGTGGGTGCGCAGGTGCCGCCGGGCCGCGACGGCGCCGGCCTCCCCGGCCCAGCACAGCAGTGGGACCGTACCGGCGACCCCGTCCACCCTGGCGATCACGGGTTCCGCCGGATCACCGAAGGCGGTGCCCCATGGCAGCGTGCCCACCGCGGGATCGAAGGTGCGCCGCAGTTGCTCCGCACCGGCCCTGGCGGGCTCATCGGCCGCCGTGGACACACCCAGCCTGCCGCCCGCGGCCACCCCGTACCAGAGGATCAGCCCCCTGGTCGCGGTGTCCGCCTCCGCCCACGGCGCCAGGCGGGCAGCACAGTCGGCGGCGGCCCGCGCATGCTCGGCCACTCCGGTCAACCGCGCCCGCAGCCACAGCTGGCCCGCCCAGAACCCGCCGGTCCAGGAGCCGCGCCGGGTGGTGACCCACGTCCCGTCCCGCGGATCGGCGTGCAGGGGAAACCGCATGCCCACCTCGGCTTCGGTGCTCGCCACCCGCTCGAGGGCGCGGGCGAGCGCGTCCGCCCGCCACCGGGTCACGCGGCCCTCCGCCGACGCCACCACCAGGCGACGCCGGCCGCACCGAGGAACTCGACGGCGACCAGCAACCAGCCGGCCTCGTACCGGCCGCCCGCGGCCGCCGCCAGCATGCCGAGCGCGGGCGGACCGACCGCGAACCCGGCGAAGAACCCGGCCGCCACCACCGCCGAGTCCTTGCCGACCTGTTCCGGGCGTGCGGTGGTGATCACGGTCACCATCGAGACGGCGTTGGCGGCCACCGCGAAGGCACCGACGCCGACCGCGCCCACCCAGGCGAAGGCCGAACCGAACGGGGCGGCCGCGGCCAGCAACAGCGCGGCCAGCACGGCCCCGAGCGCCAGCGGCGCCAGTAGTGCGCCGGGCAGCCCGCGCCGCGCGGCAACCGCGGACCAGCCCATCCGGCCCACGATCCCGGCAATGCCCAGCGCGGCGATCAGGCCGCCCGCCACGCCGGCGGAGATGTCCAGCTGACTGGTCCCGTAGAGGGCTATGTAGGTGTTCACCGCGGAGATACCGGCACCGAGCAGCACCGAGAACCCCGCCAGCCAGGCCGCGTCGCCGCGGGGGCGCGCGGCGGTCAGCACGGGCAGCCGGGCGGGCTGCCGGTCGGCAGGCACGATCAGCGCCGCGAACGCGGCGAGCAGGGCGGTGGCCGCGGCCAGGCCCACCGCGATGCGCCATTCCGCGGCCGCAGCGAGCGCCGCCAGCGGTAGCCCGGCGAAGAAGGCGCCGAGTTGCACGCCGGACTGCTTCAACCCGGTCACGCCCGCCCGGCGCGGCGCGGGTACCCGGGTGGCGATGAGCTGGTTGGTGGCCGGGTTGGCCAGTGCCTGCCCGATACCGGAACCGGCGACCGCGGCGACCAGCCACCCGTAAGCCGGAGCGATGGCGAACACCGCCAGCATCACGGCCGTGACACCGAACATCCCGATCAGGCAACGCCGCGGCCCGAGGGCACCCACGGCGGGCCCGATCATCAGCGACAGCACCGAGGCGACCGCGAAGCCGACCGTCACCACGACCCCGAGCAACGGGGCCGCGATATCGAACTCCTCGACCAGGTACGGGCCCAGCGCGCCGAGCAGGAACAGCGGCAGCATGGACAGTGCCATCGCCACGGTCAGCAGCGCGGGCAACCCCCGTACCGGCCCCGACTCGCCTGCCGTGCTGTCTCCGCCGTCCCGCGCCTGCGTCACCGGTCTCCTCCCAGTCTCGGTCCCCCGGATCGGTCCCCCGGATCAGTCGGCGAGGGCCTCGGCACAGTTCCCGGACCCCGCCCACTCCTGCCTGCGGGCCTCGTAGCAGGCGATGGCGGTGGCGGTGGCCACGTTGAGCGAGCCGACCCGACCCAGCTGCGGGACGAAGGTGACGACATCGCAGGCGGCAAGGCATTCCGCGGTCAACCCGCGATCCTCGTGCCCCGCGGCGACGCAGGTGTCCACGGTGAGGTCCAGCTCGTGCAGTGGTACCGCGTCCTCGGCGAGCTCCAGCCCGGCCACCTGGTAACCATCCGCCCTCGCCTGCTTGAGCGCGGGCGCGAGCTCGGTGAACTCCTGCACGTCGAGGTAGCGGTCGGTGCCCATGGCCGTCTTCTGCGCCTTGGGGTTGCGCGGGGAGGTGGCGGCACCGACCAGGTAGAGCCGGCCGACCCCGAAC
Proteins encoded in this region:
- a CDS encoding class I adenylate-forming enzyme family protein — encoded protein: MTTAEQPRTGRYADLVPASVRRSWSAAGNYPDRDLYTLFSEQCAAAPGRPAVIDADGEVSYLELDEMARGLAAGLAGLGVGPGDVVAVQLPNGRLACVTDLAIAALGAVALPYPAGRGQREAASLLARSEAVAVITVTEYGDFPCAERIRALATELPTLRAVVAVGTETPRGCVPMHALLAGGTHGFRPAQPDPDGPARILVTSGSEAEPKMVLYSHNALAGGRGAMMAGLRRDSTPMRNLFLVPLASAFGSSGTAVTLAAFGGTLLLQPRFDAGTTLELIHRARPTHLLGVPTMLRMVLDHPDFAGTDTSSLHAVVLGGSVLDEPTVRRGRNALGCPVINLYGSADGVSCHTALDDPPPRATTAGQPNPAVAEVRIVDTELREVPRGEIGEIVARGPMTPLCYVAAPELDQRYRIDGGWVRTGDLGLIDAEGYLLVVGRLKDVVIRGGMNLSPAEVEAMLITHPAITDVACVPVSDPVLGERLCACVASTGSPTLADLTDHLGRAGLEQRKFPEKLLLLPALPLGAAGKVDRRALRAEAELRATDR
- a CDS encoding CoA transferase; protein product: MLGEHLAALGAEVRWEDPPSADVEAAVRLLPPEGPPRELVVGKAGPVAEPGLVDEATAQAVCGVMHVHGRRYGAPRGLAIDYCGVTAGVLGTTGLLAGMLAGEAGPTVVRTSLAEAALLTISQYLAGAGAEDPEVVELSPGGPPFVSADGVRFEVEALQPEPWARFWAELGAHTADIRAGWRPFQFRYATATAPLPPALHEAAAGRTFAELTVAAARAEVSVCRLYSVAEHAAELGATPDVPWLVEPTAGGLPRAGVPGGRTDPLRGTVVLEAGRRIQAPLAAHVLRLLGAEVTRIEPPGGDPLRGMPPCTGGLSARWLALNRGKDAVELDIKSPEDRQRLHALAARSDVFLHNWAPGKAEQLGLGAADLPAGLVYAYTSGWAGRELADLPPGTDFMVQARTGLAELVGPPDQPPAPSLLTVLDVLGGLLGAEAVLAGLLVRRQHGTGVAVESSLLGAAGTVRAATGRSGPPGFRQPVPVGQGWAVRPDDGSGHSVGVTTDLADLPADPRMSEVLDRDEHGCPALRAPWRFA
- a CDS encoding acyl-CoA dehydrogenase family protein, with translation MEDSESLRRRLRDFVDTRVIPAEDALEDGARAEETRSRLRAAAKEAGLWALPLPAEPGAAGLPLADYLGLAEDEGRSDHGPEVLGSASLLNVRMLATHADPALREWILPGLVDGERHIAYAMTEPGVAGSDPHGLRTEARQGVDGGWTITGRKWFTSAAAHAEMVLVVARTETESAPRDCFSVLAVPTGATGFRIVRELDVLGVGGQYELEFDRVAVPATHLIGPRGGGLRLAGERLALGRTLRALRWVGQAQRAVERLAARLRERRLGADTLADRQLMQRLVFEAELQVRGARLLSEQAAGLVAAGQPSTVEVSMAKVAAARALSTAADSAVQAYGAEGLTAASGLPRLLRTARAARILDGAEELHISSGARRLLREYATAGNQTGRGNDLLEDTIRGSEE
- a CDS encoding metal ABC transporter ATP-binding protein codes for the protein MTVGARVTLTGVCCAHGGRRVVREVGLSVEPGQRVAMTGTNGSGKTTLLRSILGLHPTSAGTVEVDGHRARTAADWDRRRRVAAWIPQRQVAGRFPLLAGELLASSGAKAEALAAADRLGVGVLAEQPVHTLSGGQLQRMYLARAMGCVAAGATLLLADEPTAALDFAGQEDTAELLAALPVTVLVVTHDRALARHCDRVLEMADGQLRELPAEVTR
- a CDS encoding metal ABC transporter permease; the protein is MSVETFLQLLELPPVQRGLLALALGAIGLPIIGVVIIGLDIMPVRFAMMHVALLGIAVGMLLGLDPLLCALVACAASGAALTPLARSPSGLSGAMGLLMSLAIAAALLVLSVSGVNANGAFELLWGSILATRTGDVVLLGTLAVLIPGLFLLRRRQLALLLHDRELAACSGVRVDRLTLVLLLLVAVSVAGAIRLTGALLVDALTLLPALAARRLASSLRGMVLAAVIVGLLVNLAGFLLALALDFPPGPVLVLLAGAVALAVHLLPDWRKHRWASSRGQNVAPASSH
- a CDS encoding zinc ABC transporter substrate-binding protein; protein product: MGLIARAERRARLLALTAGALLLAGCGSAGGDAEENAPAGRGEGPGVVAASAWEGAFARAAGATNVTVIVPPSIKHAPDYDPKPSDLAAVAEADYVLYAPFEGFAGKLKDAAGSSAELVELKLDNARDTMTAEIRRLAGMFGTEQAAESWIGGFETEYDRLSSEVRDAWREGKPPKVVHQAFLGFAAQLAGAEVLGTYGPGPVTARQLAELSAKEPEFVFDNEQMSTGTVLPGSSARQLGLSNYPGEDMELLSVYRTTAQRIIAALRG
- a CDS encoding sugar ABC transporter permease, with protein sequence MTRWRADALARALERVASTEAEVGMRFPLHADPRDGTWVTTRRGSWTGGFWAGQLWLRARLTGVAEHARAAADCAARLAPWAEADTATRGLILWYGVAAGGRLGVSTAADEPARAGAEQLRRTFDPAVGTLPWGTAFGDPAEPVIARVDGVAGTVPLLCWAGEAGAVAARRHLRTHLELCVTPAGSRPAWQREAGGWAPRAQPPAGWSRGEAWLLLALADAAHWLDPGFGRHGRELAARWAGGVPPAVRERPDSPPDTSAAAITVVALAKLGQRAAATALLKELVDGHRTGAGGLGDGCHDLARGLATRHELVWGDYFLLLALAILTGAVPAHAL
- a CDS encoding MFS transporter — translated: MTQARDGGDSTAGESGPVRGLPALLTVAMALSMLPLFLLGALGPYLVEEFDIAAPLLGVVVTVGFAVASVLSLMIGPAVGALGPRRCLIGMFGVTAVMLAVFAIAPAYGWLVAAVAGSGIGQALANPATNQLIATRVPAPRRAGVTGLKQSGVQLGAFFAGLPLAALAAAAEWRIAVGLAAATALLAAFAALIVPADRQPARLPVLTAARPRGDAAWLAGFSVLLGAGISAVNTYIALYGTSQLDISAGVAGGLIAALGIAGIVGRMGWSAVAARRGLPGALLAPLALGAVLAALLLAAAAPFGSAFAWVGAVGVGAFAVAANAVSMVTVITTARPEQVGKDSAVVAAGFFAGFAVGPPALGMLAAAAGGRYEAGWLLVAVEFLGAAGVAWWWRRRRAA
- a CDS encoding TrmH family RNA methyltransferase; this translates as MRQLRGTELKRLHRTWKRQSSTRVALLLEGVQSPFNVGAIVRTAAAFGVGRLYLVGAATSPRNPKAQKTAMGTDRYLDVQEFTELAPALKQARADGYQVAGLELAEDAVPLHELDLTVDTCVAAGHEDRGLTAECLAACDVVTFVPQLGRVGSLNVATATAIACYEARRQEWAGSGNCAEALAD